Proteins encoded together in one Triticum dicoccoides isolate Atlit2015 ecotype Zavitan chromosome 7B, WEW_v2.0, whole genome shotgun sequence window:
- the LOC119339738 gene encoding uncharacterized protein LOC119339738 translates to MRGDGFGAGRHGRGAGRFDRGRGRGFDSHVWKRKTEMGSSSNSNDKWDEAAGGMQANRTRQSRWDGDGGDLQDSQEPAAIEGQQAPPPHRQEIRGGDTGSGKTHLILDKNTTVTANREHSSSGTVAPPCDTCQICHLPGHFTVRCPQALCDRCKKRGHLSLICNEFFPWDHTPVMCAFQTKGQGFFYIPDYSVDRQSRDNIFNIVVTITDGSALTKDIEHELSVYVGQGWRCSARFFAPQKFVMRMPNPREVDRALFVENIKLKKCGVSVKFSPWSEDIDSEGLLEIAWVKIGKIPPNKRCDRTVAYVGGLVGITLEVDMSTINRPSSVRAKIGCRSIAQLPATAEGVLAGRFYRFYQTVDPIPDERTKPDQTPKRKRTEQEKGVSQPESAGHGNIGGSYRGGKACRLLYEDKEGSPSTKSDGDNSLLIETLQREIEEKMKGGDVASSNWIVPRNHVVVEKTTQDIQVKKNIPNKIASPRETASNLSQIVEREIEEKMKGGDVASSNWIVPRNHVVVEKTTQDIQVKKNIPNKIASPRETASNLSQIVEVTGEVDPRVKTSSSYVVQLPFPECTKEIILTPPLAPEAPLRFSKRNVSGMQDKVEYRAKKMASKRNLEGNNIPAFKNSFGVLSDNELVSRANKMGVDIPNDDFAVVDIIRELEHTRIELEAKKEDNNTDKEQDNLIVTDGLGRNIPVNLEWLDQEEHIFERVSSVKSKKKKHSKSNIKISRPVTRSQKRNNAEKEPLCNPAPSPGRVTRAKFHKKRSK, encoded by the exons ATGAGAGGGGATGGATTTGGTGCGGGCCGCCATGGGCGCGGCGCTGGGCGTTTCGATCGTGGCCGCGGCCGCGGCTTCGATTCCCACGTTTGGAAGCGCAAGACGGAGATGGGAAGCTCCTCCAACTCCAATGACAAGTGGGATGAAGCGGCCGGCGGCATGCAGGCGAACCGAACCCGGCAATCCCGTTGGGATGGAGATGGCGGCGACCTGCAGGACTCCCAGGAGCCGGCGGCGATCGAGGGGCAGCAGGCACCTCCTCCCCACCGCCAGGAGATTCGCGGTGGCGACACTGGAAGCGGCAAGACCCACCTCATCCTCGACAAGAACACCACCGTCACTGCTAACCGCGAGCACTCCTCCTCTGGTACTGTCGCTCCTCCTTGTGATACCTGCCAGATCTGTCATCTTCCTGGGCATTTCACCGTCAGATGTCCTCAGGCTCTCTGTGATAGATGTAAAAAGAGAGGTCATCTGTCTCTTATCTGCAATGAGTTCTTCCCTTGGGATCACACACCTGTGATGTGTGCCTTCCAAACCAAGGGTCAGGGGTTCTTTTACATACCTGATTACAGCGTGGATAGGCAGAGTAGGGATAATATTTTCAACATTGTTGTCACCATTACTGATGGCTCTGCTCTGACTAAAGATATTGAGCACGAGTTGAGTGTGTACGTTGGCCAGGGATGGCGTTGCTCTGCAAGATTTTTTGCTCCACAAAAGTTTGTCATGAGGATGCCAAATCCTAGAGAGGTCGACAGAGCGCTTTTTGTTGAAAATATCAAGTTGAAAAAGTGTGGAGTCAGTGTCAAGTTTTCCCCTTGGTCTGAGGACATTGATTCTGAGGGGCTGTTAGAGATTGCCTGGGTTAAGATCGGAAAGATTCCACCAAACAAAAGATGCGATAGAACTGTAGCTTATGTGGGTGGGCTAGTTGGGATTACCCTGGAAGTCGATATGTCAACCATAAATCGCCCATCCTCTGTCAGAGCTAAAATTGGCTGCAGATCGATAGCTCAACTCCCTGCCACTGCTGAAGGGGTGCTTGCTGGGCGCTTTTACAGGTTTTACC AAACTGTTGATCCTATTCCTGATGAAAGGACCAAGCCAGACCAAACCCCTAAGAGGAAACGTACTGAACAAGAAAAAGGGGTGTCGCAGCCTGAATCTGCTGGGCATGGCAATATTGGGGGTTCCTACCGTGGTGGCAAGGCCTGTCGCCTGCTATACGAGGATAAAGAGGGATCTCCTTCTACTAAAAGTGATGGGGATAATTCTCTGCTTATTGAAACATTACAGAGAGAGATTGAGGAGAAAATGAAGGGTGGTGACGTTGCTTCTTCCAACTGGATTGTCCCCAGGAATCATGTTGTCGTGGAAAAAACTACTCAAGATATTCAGGTGAAGAAAAACATTCCTAATAAAATTGCCTCACCTCGTGAGACTGCTTCTAACCTTTCTCAAATTGTGGAG AGAGAGATTGAGGAGAAAATGAAGGGTGGTGACGTTGCTTCTTCCAACTGGATTGTCCCCAGGAATCATGTTGTCGTGGAAAAAACTACTCAAGATATTCAGGTGAAGAAAAACATTCCTAATAAAATTGCCTCACCTCGTGAGACTGCTTCTAACCTTTCTCAAATTGTGGAGGTAACTGGCGAGGTGGACCCTAGGGTTAAGACTTCGAGCAGCTATGTGGTACAACTCCCATTCCCTGAATGCACTAAAGAGATCATTCTCACTCCTCCGCTAGCACCTGAAGCCCCACTGAGATTCAGCAAGCGTAACGTCTCTGGAATGCAGGACAAGGTGGAGTACAGGGCCAAAAAAATGGCTAGTAAGAGAAATCTGGAAGGTAATAATATTCCTGCTTTCAAAAATTCATTCGGTGTGCTTTCTGATAATGAGTTGGTGAGTAGAGCTAATAAGATGGGGGTAGATATCCCCAATGATGATTTCGCTGTTGTTGATATTATTAGAGAGCTTGAACATACCCGAATAGAATTAGAAGCTAAAAAAGAAGATAATAATACCGATAAAGAACAGGATAACTTGATTGTGACTGATGGTTTAGGCAGGAATATCCCTGTGAATTTAGAATGGCTAGACCAGGAAGAACATATTTTTGAGCGTGTCTCTTCTGTTAAATCTAAGAAGAAAAAACATAGTAAATCCAACATTAAGATTTCTAGGCCTGTGACTAGAAGTCAGAAAAGAAATAATGCTGAGAAAGAACCGTTATGTAACCCTGCTCCTTCTCCTGGCAGGGTTACTCGAGCCAAATTCCACAAAAAACGTTCCAAATGA
- the LOC119337404 gene encoding putative disease resistance RPP13-like protein 1, translating to MAVVLDSYVKRCAAALEEFSGQEACGALGIRDNVRGLLGTLARIDAVVSHEERRRVLSSRVDAWVVLLKDVMYEVDDVLDVCAAEGAKILADDHPPTPKVRCAFMFSCFRYSGPQKFHHEVGFTIRDIDIRLREIEDEMPPLPAAAGPSPRRPGGARRDWFSSEMSRSCHDDVVKPRAAVGTQVHKSVAGLVPRLLREGKKKVDVFAVVGAVGIGKTTLAREIFTDERMTENFPICVWVKMSKDLSEAAFLKKIIAGAGVNAGDTENMEELLALLSSALSKRFLIVLDDLDSPGIWEDLLKDPLGDGVARGRILVTTRDEEVAAGLKAVVHRVDKMDAENSWALLREQVFLECDSEEVQALEDVGMKIAEKCEGHPLAIKVIAGVLRSRGTSKDEWEMVLKSDAWSMRPLLQQVPQALYLSYVDLPSELKECFLHCSLYPEDCPIRRFDLVRHWIAEGLVKPRDNKELEESAEEYYLELIGRNLLQPDPDNLDQCWMTHDLLRSLARFLITDESILIDGQESSSVGSLSSLSKPRHLALCNMENSLEDPISVKQQMSLRSLFLFNSPNVRVIDNLLLESATCLRVLDLSNTGIEALPKSVGTLRHLRYLNLDGTQVSDLPSSVGYLVNLQTLSLEGCQRLQKLPWSISELQELRSLCLEGTSLRYVPKGVGELKHLNHLSGLIIGQDNNDPEGCDLIHLRAMSELRYLQIERLDRATSGASALANKPFLKVLHLSEQAALIEEEENGEEQENQEGAEKEEKDEHEVKNAQWIRDDSAKVSEKIWNELTPPNSVEKLVIKNYQGRKFPNWMAGPKLSTSFPALAFLDLDNCMSCTTLPALGRLKQLKSLEISNADSIVAIGSEFLGTTVMSRAISFPKLEVLKLRNMKNLEDWSLSVEESQTLLPCLKSLHIQFCPKLKALPEGLKDAALCDLRVEGAHCLTEIKDLPKLSDELYLKDNRALLRISNLPSLKSLTIDDCAKLKHVSGLDTLQHLRLEFPPSTETYYFEELVTFWNIAFPRWLELLIRLQANGLRRFELQCALPLLRSCLEGGKNWHVVQQIPEVRITSTDGKKYIRYNKARRIYETNAQCEEKST from the coding sequence ATGGCGGTGGTGCTGGACTCGTACGTGAAGCGGtgcgcggcggcgctggaggagttCTCGGGGCAGGAGGCCTGCGGCGCGCTCGGCATCCGGGACAACGTGCGGGGCCTGCTGGGCACGCTGGCGCGCATCGACGCCGTCGTCTCCCACGAGGAGCGCCGCCGGGTGCTCAGCTCCCGGGTGGACGCCTGGGTGGTGCTGCTCAAGGACGTCATGTACGAGGTGGACGACGTGCTCGACGTCTGCGCCGCCGAGGGCGCCAAGATCCTCGCCGACGACCACCCGCCCACGCCCAAGGTGCGCTGCGCCTTCATGTTCTCCTGTTTCCGCTACTCGGGCCCCCAGAAGTTCCACCACGAGGTCGGCTTCACCATCCGGGACATAGACATCCGGCTCCGGGAGATCGAGGACGAGATGCCGCCGCTCCCCGCTGCCGCCGGGCCGTCCCCGCGACGCCCCGGCGGCGCCAGGAGGGATTGGTTCAGCAGCGAAATGTCCAGGAGCTGCCACGACGACGTGGTGAAGCCTCGCGCCGCGGTGGGGACGCAGGTCCACAAGTCCGTCGCCGGCCTCGTGCCGAGGTTGCTCAGGGAGGGCAAGAAGAAGGTGGACGTCTTCGCTGTCGTCGGCGCCGTGGGGATCGGCAAGACCACGCTTGCCAGGGAGATATTCACCGATGAGAGGATGACCGAAAACTTCCCCATCTGCGTGTGGGTCAAGATGTCGAAGGATCTGTCTGAGGCAGCTTTCTTGAAGAAGATCATCGCCGGCGCCGGTGTAAATGCTGGGGACACAGAGAACATGGAGGAGCTCCTCGCCCTCCTCAGCTCTGCTCTTTCAAAGAGGTTTCTCATCGTCTTGGATGACCTGGACAGCCCGGGCATATGGGAAGATCTGCTGAAAGATCCACTGGGAGACGGCGTGGCACGAGGCAGAATACTGGTCACGACACGGGACGAGGAGGTGGCGGCAGGCTTGAAGGCAGTCGTCCACCGCGTCGACAAAATGGACGCAGAGAACAGCTGGGCGTTACTGCGCGAGCAGGTCTTCCTGGAATGCGATTCAGAGGAGGTCCAAGCGCTGGAGGATGTCGGGATGAAGATTGCGGAGAAATGCGAGGGCCATCCTCTGGCAATCAAGGTCATCGCAGGTGTCCTGAGGTCGAGAGGCACGAGCAAGGACGAGTGGGAGATGGTCCTGAAAAGTGACGCTTGGTCGATGCGGCCGTTGCTTCAGCAGGTGCCACAGGCTCTCTACTTGAGCTATGTTGATCTGCCTTCTGAACTGAAGGAGTGCTTCCTCCACTGCTCTCTGTACCCAGAAGACTGCCCCATTCGTCGCTTTGATCTCGTGCGGCACTGGATCGCCGAAGGCCTTGTCAAGCCCAGAGACAACAAGGAACTGGAAGAGTCTGCTGAAGAGTACTATCTGGAGTTGATAGGCAGAAACTTGTTACAGCCTGATCCTGACAATCTTGACCAGTGCTGGATGACACATGATCTGCTACGCTCTCTGGCCCGCTTTCTGATAACAGATGAGAGCATCTTAATTGACGGTCAGGAGAGCTCGAGCGTGGGCTCGTTGTCCTCACTGTCAAAGcctcgacatcttgcattgtgtaaCATGGAGAACAGCTTGGAGGATCCGATTTCAGTGAAGCAGCAGATGAGCCTAAGGTCACTGTTCCTTTTCAACAGCCCGAATGTCAGAGTGATAGACAATCTTCTTCTCGAGTCAGCCACCTGCCTGCGTGTCTTGGACCTGAGCAACACAGGAATAGAGGCCCTCCCAAAATCCGTCGGCACCCTGCGACATCTGAGGTACCTCAATCTTGACGGGACTCAGGTCAGCGACCTACCCTCCTCCGTCGGCTATCTCGTAAATTTGCAGACCTTGAGCCTTGAAGGCTGTCAAAGATTACAGAAACTCCCTTGGTCCATCAGTGAATTGCAAGAGCTTAGAAGCCTTTGCCTCGAGGGAACTTCCCTACGCTATGTACCAAAAGGTGTGGGTGAGCTGAAGCATCTTAACCATCTATCTGGTCTGATCATTGGTCAGGACAACAATGATCCTGAGGGCTGTGACTTGATTCACCTTCGAGCCATGTCTGAATTGAGGTACCTTCAGATAGAGAGACTTGATAGGGCTACTTCTGGAGCTTCTGCACTTGCAAACAAGCCATTCCTGAAGGTTCTACACCTGTCTGAGCAAGCAGCATTAATTGAGGAAGAAGAGAATGGGGAAGAACAGGAGAACCAAGAGGGCGCAGAGAAAGAAGAGAAGGACGAACATGAAGTAAAAAATGCTCAGTGGATTAGagacgattcagctaaagtgagtgaAAAGATATGGAATGAGCTCACGCCACCCAATAGCGTTGAGAAGCTGGTAATCAAGAACTACCAAGGTCGAAAGTTTCCAAACTGGATGGCGGGTCCCAAGCTAAGCACCTCCTTCCCTGCCCTTGCCTTCCTTGATCTTGACAACTGCATGTCATGCACCACTCTGCCTGCTCTTGGCCGCCTGAAACAGCTCAAGTCCCTGGAAATCTCAAATGCAGACTCCATTGTCGCCATCGGTTCTGAGTTCCTCGGCACCACTGTGATGTCACGAGCCATCTcattccccaagcttgaggttttgaagCTAAGAAACATGAAGAATCTGGAAGACTGGTCCTTAAGTGTGGAAGAGAGCCAGACATTGCTGCCTTGTCTCAAGTCACTGCACATACAGTTCTGCCCTAAACTCAAAGCTCTGCCAGAAGGTCTAAAGGACGCTGCTCTGTGCGACCTTCGTGTCGAGGGTGCACATTGCCTTACAGAGATAAAGGACCTGCCAAAACTATCTGATGAACTCTATCTGAAAGACAACAGGGCGCTTCTGAGGATCTCCAACCTACCCTCACTCAAGTCACTCACCATCGACGACTGCGCGAAGCTGAAGCACGTCTCGGGCCTCGACACGCTGCAGCATCTCAGGCTTGAGTTCCCCCCATCCACGGAGACATACTATTTCGAGGAGTTGGTCACCTTCTGGAACATCGCATTCCCACGGTGGCTGGAGCTGCTGATCCGTTTGCAGGCCAATGGCCTGCGTCGGTTCGAGCTGCAGTGTGCACTCCCTTTACTCAGGAGCTGCCTGGAGGGTGGGAAGAACTGGCACGTTGTGCAGCAGATCCCTGAGGTGCGCATCACAAGCACCGATGGCAAGAAGTACATAAGGTACAACAAGGCCCGCCGCATCTACGAGACGAATGCTCAGTGTGAAGAGAAGTCTACCTAA
- the LOC119337405 gene encoding sucrose synthase 7 has product MASKLSFKRMDSIAETMPDALQQSRYQMKRCFQRYVSKGRRLLKNQQLVEELEKSLDDKAEKEKLVEGFLGYIICSTQEAVVLPPFVAFAVRMNPGIWEYVKVHSDDLSVEGITPSEYLKFKETLYDEKWAKDDNSLEVDFGALDLSTPHLTLPSSIGNGMQFISKFMSSKLNDKPESMKPLLDYLLTLNYRGEKLMVNDTIDTVDKLQTALLLAEVFVSGLPKFTPYLKFEQRFQEWGLEKGWGENAERCKETLNFLSEVLQAPDPINMEKFFSRVPSIFNIVVFSIHGYFGQEKVLGLPDTGGQVVYILDQVRSMEEELLQRIKQQGLHITPKILVLTRLIPDSKGTKCNVELEPVENTKYSHILRVPFKTEDGKDLRQWVSRFDIYPYLERYTQDASAKILDILEGKPDLIIGNYTDGNLVASLMSSKLGVTQGTIAHALEKTKYENSDAKWRELDQKYHFSCQFTADMIAMNTTDFIITSTYQEIAGSKEKPGQYEHHYAFTMPGLCRYATGINVFDPKFNIAAPGADQSVYFPYTQKQKRLTGLHPQIEELLYSKEDTDEHIGYLADKNKPIIFSMARLDKVKNITGLVEWYGQNKKVRDLVNLVVVAGLLNAAQSKDREEIDEINKMHNLIDKYQLKGQIRWIKAQTDRVRNGELYRYIADTKGAFVQPALYEAFGLTVIEAMNCGLPTFATNQGGPAEIIVDGVSGFHINPMNGREAGTKIADFFQKCKEDPSYWNKVSTAGLQRIYECYTWKIYATKVLNMGSMYGFWRTLNKEERAAKQRYLQMFYNLQYRNLVKTVPRVGEQPPRTAASTSTAGAAVVRDEIVVRPKERKPRNRIQRMMTSLLGPKRRANK; this is encoded by the exons ATGGCCTCCAAGCTCAGCTTCAAGAGAATGGACAGCATCGCTGAAACCATGCCTGATGCGCTGCAACAAAGCCGGTACCAGATGAAGAGGTGCTTCCAAAG GTATGTATCGAAGGGCAGGAGGCTCTTGAAGAACCAGCAGCTCGTGGAGGAGCTGGAAAAATCACTAGATGACAAAGCTGAGAAGGAAAAGCTTGTTGAAGGCTTTCTCGGTTACATTATTTGTTCGACTCAG GAAGCAGTAGTGCTACCACCATTCGTTGCCTTTGCTGTTAGAATGAATCCTGGCATCTGGGAATACGTCAAAGTTCATTCCGATGATCTGTCGGTCGAAGGAATTACACCATCAGAGTACCTTAAGTTCAAAGAGACCTTATATGATGAGAAATG GGCCAAGGATGACAATTCGTTGGAAGTTGATTTTGGTGCTCTTGACCTCTCAACACCTCATCTGACGCTGCCCTCGTCAATAGGGAACGGGATGCAGTTTATCTCCAAATTCATGTCTTCAAAGCTGAATGACAAGCCTGAAAGCATGAAGCCGTTGCTAGACTATTTGCTCACTCTGAATTACCGCGGCGAG AAACTGATGGTTAACGACACGATCGACACGGTGGACAAGCTTCAGACAGCGCTGCTCCTTGCAGAAGTTTTTGTCAGCGGGCTGCCAAAATTCACACCATATTTGAAATTTGAACAGAG ATTTCAGGAGTGGGGATTGGAGAAAGGATGGGGTGAGAACGCAGAAAGGTGCAAGGAGACTCTGAATTTCCTATCTGAAGTGCTCCAGGCACCAGATCCTATCAACATGGAGAAGTTCTTCAGCAGGGTCCCATCCATATTTAACATCGTTGTCTTCTCCATCCATGGTTACTTTGGCCAAGAGAAGGTTCTAGGATTGCCAGACACCGGGGGTCAG GTTGTCTACATCCTGGACCAAGTCAGGTCCATGGAAGAGGAGCTGCTGCAGAGAATCAAGCAGCAGGGTTTGCATATAACACCAAAGATTCTTGTG CTAACAAGACTGATACCAGATTCCAAAGGCACTAAATGTAATGTGGAGCTCGAACCGGTTGAAAATACGAAATATTCACACATACTACGTGTGCCATTCAAGACTGAAGACGGGAAGGATCTGCGCCAGTGGGTGTCCCGGTTTGACATTTACCCTTACCTGGAGAGATATACTCAG GATGCTTCTGCCAAAATCCTTGACATTCTAGAGGGCAAACCAGACTTGATCATTGGCAACTACACTGATGGAAACCTGGTGGCGTCCCTCATGTCGAGCAAACTCGGAGTCACACAG ggaacaATTGCACATGCTCTCGAGAAGACGAAGTATGAGAACTCAGATGCTAAGTGGAGGGAGCTGGACCAAAAATACCATTTCTCCTGCCAATTCACTGCTGATATGATTGCCATGAACACTACTGATTTTATCATCACTAGCACATACCAAGAAATTGCTGGGAG CAAAGAGAAGCCTGGTCAATATGAACACCACTACGCATTCACAATGCCCGGGCTTTGCCGCTACGCCACGGGCATCAATGTCTTTGATCCGAAGTTCAACATTGCTGCCCCTGGTGCCGATCAgtccgtctacttcccctacacacaGAAGCAGAAGCGGCTTACAGGTTTACACCCACAGATTGAGGAGTTACTGTACAGCAAGGAGGATACAGACGAACACAT AGGGTATCTGGCAGACAAAAATAAGCCAATCATTTTCTCGATGGCAAGGCTAGACAAGGTGAAGAACATCACTGGACTAGTGGAGTGGTATGGCCAGAACAAGAAGGTCAGGGACCTTGTGAACCTCGTCGTCGTCGCAGGCCTCCTGAATGCTGCACAGTCCAAGGACCGAGAAGAGATAGACGAGATCAACAAGATGCACAATTTGATCGACAAGTACCAGCTGAAAGGACAGATCCGGTGGATCAAGGCTCAGACTGACCGTGTCCGTAACGGCGAGCTGTACCGTTACATTGCAGATACAAAGGGTGCATTTGTTCAG CCTGCACTCTATGAAGCATTTGGGCTAACAGTCATCGAGGCGATGAACTGCGGTCTGCCAACCTTCGCGACAAACCAGGGAGGGCCAGCGGAGATCATTGTCGACGGGGTCTCGGGTTTCCACATAAACCCGATGAACGGCAGGGAGGCTGGCACCAAGATTGCAGACTTCTTCCAGAAGTGCAAGGAAGACCCAAGCTACTGGAACAAGGTGTCCACTGCTGGACTTCAGCGCATCTACGAATG CTACACATGGAAGATATATGCAACTAAAGTGCTGAACATGGGATCGATGTATGGCTTCTGGAGGACTCTGAACAAGGAGGAGAGAGCGGCCAAACAGCGGTACCTGCAGATGTTCTACAATCTTCAGTACAGGAACCTG GTGAAGACCGTCCCCAGAGTAGGGGAGCAGCCCCCGAGAACCGCGGCCTCAACCTCGACAGCAGGCGCCGCGGTGGTGCGTGACGAGATCGTAGTGAGGCCGAAAGAAAG aAAGCCGCGGAACCGGATCCAGAG GATGATGACCAGCCTACTCGGGCCGAAGCGGCGCGCTAACAAATGA